In one window of Paraflavitalea soli DNA:
- a CDS encoding L,D-transpeptidase family protein: protein MHRILVLIAVAAFLVTACNNESRQGGDTAKGNSNLIPRNVSISKADSYSDVFLDSASMESFIAEQKLNDTVSTGMRNFYNARNYQYAWFASDGLTEQALAFRNLYDYTKDSGTTEKRLDRRLEGLMANDSLRVTASNADIRKTELLLTWRYVNYVWEHYSGDKARTAALAQLVPSRKYPVMEMARAVLDDNESPNKNYKALKQQLATYVAIERKGGWATIPASRKKLKKGSIDTAVVLIKKRLQATGQLPASDTSAVFNDQLITAVKGAQSGYGFTADGVVTPMLIKELNVPVTKRIEQLLVNLERMRWMPAEPSGSLIWVNIPAFKLYVQDGSKQLFNMDIVVGKEGHSTVMFSGNLNQVVFSPYWNLPENIVKKEVLPQIEKNSHYLAENNMEVTGEEDGVPVIRQLPGDKNQLGKIKFLFPNRFNIYFHDTPFKELFNKDKRAFSHGCIRLREPVKLAEYLLVDQPEWTPAKIDSAMNSGKEKYVRVKDPVPVLIYYYTAWVDENNQLQFREDIYGHDERLAKKMFASVNAGETLAVAKATRH from the coding sequence ATGCACAGAATACTCGTTTTAATCGCCGTTGCTGCTTTTCTGGTCACCGCCTGTAATAATGAATCCCGGCAGGGAGGTGACACAGCTAAAGGAAACAGCAACCTTATACCCCGTAATGTAAGCATTAGCAAGGCCGATTCCTATAGTGATGTGTTCCTGGACAGTGCAAGTATGGAATCATTTATAGCTGAACAAAAGCTGAATGATACGGTCAGTACGGGTATGCGCAACTTCTACAATGCGCGTAACTACCAGTATGCCTGGTTTGCCAGTGATGGGCTTACGGAACAGGCATTGGCATTCCGGAATTTATATGATTATACAAAGGACAGCGGTACTACCGAAAAAAGGCTGGACCGCAGACTGGAAGGTCTGATGGCCAATGACAGCCTGCGGGTAACAGCCTCCAATGCCGACATCCGCAAAACAGAACTCCTGCTTACCTGGCGATACGTAAATTATGTGTGGGAACACTACAGTGGCGACAAAGCGCGCACTGCTGCGCTGGCTCAATTGGTGCCTTCCAGAAAATACCCGGTGATGGAAATGGCCCGGGCTGTACTGGATGATAACGAATCTCCCAATAAAAACTACAAAGCATTAAAACAACAATTGGCTACTTATGTAGCTATCGAACGGAAAGGGGGTTGGGCAACCATACCTGCATCCAGGAAGAAATTAAAAAAGGGGAGTATAGATACTGCGGTAGTATTGATCAAAAAGAGGCTACAGGCTACGGGACAATTGCCGGCCAGCGATACCAGTGCAGTTTTCAACGATCAATTGATCACGGCAGTGAAAGGGGCGCAATCGGGTTATGGCTTTACTGCAGATGGCGTTGTAACGCCTATGCTGATCAAAGAGCTCAATGTACCTGTGACAAAGCGTATAGAACAATTACTGGTCAACCTGGAACGCATGCGCTGGATGCCGGCAGAGCCCAGCGGAAGCCTTATATGGGTGAATATCCCTGCTTTCAAACTCTACGTGCAGGATGGCAGCAAGCAGTTGTTCAATATGGATATTGTGGTAGGAAAAGAAGGGCATAGTACGGTGATGTTTTCGGGCAACCTGAACCAGGTGGTATTCAGCCCTTACTGGAACCTGCCGGAAAATATCGTTAAGAAGGAAGTACTACCCCAGATAGAAAAAAACAGCCATTATCTGGCTGAAAACAATATGGAGGTTACGGGTGAGGAAGATGGAGTACCGGTGATACGGCAGCTGCCCGGAGATAAAAACCAGTTGGGGAAAATAAAGTTCCTGTTCCCTAACCGCTTCAATATCTATTTCCATGATACGCCCTTCAAAGAGCTGTTCAATAAGGACAAGCGGGCTTTTAGTCATGGTTGTATACGGTTGCGTGAACCGGTAAAACTGGCAGAGTACCTGCTGGTAGATCAACCTGAGTGGACGCCTGCCAAAATAGACAGCGCCATGAATAGCGGCAAAGAAAAGTATGTGCGTGTAAAGGACCCGGTGCCGGTATTGATCTATTATTATACGGCCTGGGTGGATGAGAATAACCAGTTACAATTCAGGGAAGATATTTATGGACATGATGAAAGGCTGGCCAAAAAGATGTTTGCATCAGTCAATGCGGGGGAAACACTGGCAGTAGCAAAGGCAACAAGGCACTAA
- a CDS encoding peptidylprolyl isomerase — protein sequence MRKIYTFIIFSVLLAACSSNKYKNPHIEIETKIGDIEVELFPGQAPKSVAAFLSYIEAGYYNNASFYRVLNADNQPSNAPKAELIQGGMYGSKRPELPGIPHETTRQTKILHKDGVISLARLEPGSANTEFFICLGDQPGFDFGGENNPDKQGYAAFGRVVKGMDIVRRIYNMPEDDQRFDPPVPIYSIKKL from the coding sequence ATGCGCAAAATATATACCTTCATTATCTTCTCCGTCCTTTTAGCTGCCTGCTCTTCTAATAAATATAAGAATCCACATATAGAAATTGAAACAAAGATCGGAGATATTGAAGTAGAACTCTTTCCCGGCCAGGCGCCCAAATCCGTAGCCGCCTTTTTATCTTATATCGAAGCCGGTTATTACAATAATGCCAGCTTTTACCGGGTACTCAACGCTGATAATCAGCCATCCAACGCACCCAAGGCCGAGTTGATCCAGGGAGGGATGTATGGTTCCAAAAGGCCCGAACTGCCCGGTATTCCCCACGAAACTACCCGGCAAACAAAGATCCTGCACAAAGATGGTGTAATATCCCTGGCCCGGCTGGAGCCTGGCTCCGCCAATACCGAGTTCTTTATATGCCTGGGCGATCAGCCCGGATTTGACTTTGGAGGCGAAAACAACCCCGATAAACAAGGCTACGCAGCCTTTGGGAGGGTAGTGAAAGGGATGGATATCGTACGCCGTATTTACAATATGCCCGAAGACGATCAGCGTTTTGATCCCCCGGTACCCATCTATAGCATAAAAAAATTATAA
- a CDS encoding DUF6159 family protein: MSFLTRLSNGWQISMNSFKVLKENKQLIIFPLLSGISMIFVMGSFFAVMLGISGWDVDRIEDHNDWVYIGLTLLYYLVNYFVVVFFNVALTHCTRLYFHGEEVTISKGIEYSLSRIGAIFSWALFAATVGTLLKYLQDNAGWIGKIIIGILGIAWSVTTFFVVPVIAYENLGPLGAFKRSASLMKNKWGESAGATFSFSIIQFLAIIIISLPLLALGAAIHILVGIALALLSAFLIMAVLSAAQTIFISAIYHNINGDPVQHFNDQFVDNLFVHKS, from the coding sequence ATGTCTTTCTTAACCCGCTTATCCAACGGCTGGCAGATTTCCATGAACAGCTTCAAGGTGCTGAAGGAAAATAAACAACTCATCATTTTTCCCCTTCTCTCCGGTATATCCATGATATTCGTCATGGGTTCTTTTTTTGCTGTCATGCTGGGTATTTCCGGCTGGGATGTTGACAGAATAGAGGACCATAATGACTGGGTGTATATTGGCCTTACACTCCTCTACTACCTGGTAAACTATTTTGTGGTTGTATTCTTCAACGTGGCGCTTACACATTGTACACGATTGTATTTCCATGGCGAAGAAGTAACCATCAGTAAAGGAATAGAGTACAGCCTCAGCCGTATCGGGGCCATCTTTTCCTGGGCCCTATTTGCGGCCACAGTAGGTACCCTTTTAAAATACCTGCAGGACAATGCCGGCTGGATCGGAAAAATTATCATTGGTATACTCGGGATTGCCTGGAGCGTAACCACCTTCTTTGTAGTGCCCGTAATAGCTTATGAGAACCTGGGACCATTAGGCGCTTTCAAACGCTCTGCATCCCTCATGAAAAACAAATGGGGCGAAAGTGCCGGAGCCACCTTCAGCTTTTCCATCATCCAGTTTTTAGCCATCATTATTATTTCCCTGCCCTTATTGGCATTAGGTGCCGCCATACATATCTTAGTGGGTATTGCACTGGCATTATTAAGCGCGTTTTTGATAATGGCTGTGCTGAGTGCTGCACAAACCATCTTTATCAGTGCTATTTACCACAACATCAATGGCGACCCCGTACAGCATTTCAATGACCAGTTTGTAGACAATCTCTTTGTACATAAATCGTAA
- a CDS encoding HD domain-containing protein: protein MKEVLQQIQDFADRAHGDQMRKFAPERYIAHPIRVMELCREQTNDTGMLAAALLHDVLEDTPVSKEALNEFLLEVMNDATAQRTLHLVVELTDIYTKRNYPDWNRRKRKAREVERLSGTSADAQTIKYADIIDNSAEIAMQDTDFARVFLRECRTLLTKMNKGNKILYQKALDTVDAGLRHLKE, encoded by the coding sequence ATGAAAGAGGTATTACAGCAGATACAGGACTTTGCCGACCGGGCCCACGGAGACCAAATGCGGAAGTTTGCGCCCGAACGGTATATCGCTCACCCTATACGGGTAATGGAGCTTTGCAGGGAGCAAACGAATGATACCGGGATGCTGGCTGCCGCATTGCTGCATGATGTATTGGAGGATACTCCAGTGTCCAAAGAGGCGTTGAATGAATTTTTATTGGAGGTGATGAATGATGCGACCGCCCAGCGGACATTGCACCTGGTAGTAGAGTTGACAGATATTTACACCAAACGAAATTACCCAGACTGGAACAGGCGCAAGCGGAAAGCGAGGGAAGTGGAAAGACTGTCGGGCACCAGCGCAGACGCACAGACGATCAAGTATGCAGATATCATCGACAATAGTGCTGAGATCGCCATGCAGGATACTGACTTTGCACGGGTATTCCTGCGGGAATGCCGGACATTGCTGACAAAAATGAACAAAGGGAATAAGATCCTGTATCAAAAGGCATTGGACACGGTAGATGCCGGACTGAGGCACCTCAAGGAGTAA
- a CDS encoding DUF3127 domain-containing protein has protein sequence MDISGKIFQMLPLQTGQGKNGQWKKQEFILETADTYPKKVCIAVWGDKIDMSGVTPGAQVTVSFDVESREYNGRWYTDVKAWKIVAGNRAGGAAASEPAPTFQNTPGGADDDLPF, from the coding sequence ATGGATATCAGCGGAAAGATCTTTCAGATGCTGCCCCTGCAAACAGGACAGGGCAAAAACGGTCAGTGGAAAAAACAAGAGTTCATCCTGGAAACAGCCGACACCTACCCCAAGAAGGTGTGCATTGCTGTATGGGGCGATAAAATCGATATGAGTGGCGTTACTCCTGGCGCACAGGTTACCGTGTCCTTCGATGTAGAAAGCCGCGAGTACAATGGCCGCTGGTACACAGATGTAAAGGCCTGGAAGATTGTTGCAGGTAACAGAGCCGGTGGTGCTGCTGCATCAGAGCCAGCTCCGACTTTCCAAAACACCCCCGGTGGTGCAGATGATGACCTGCCTTTCTAA